Genomic window (Chondrocystis sp. NIES-4102):
CTGATTGATGAAATTGCTCTAAAAACAAACCTTCTGGCAATTAACGCCTCCGTAGAAGCTGCTCGTGCTGGAGAATTAGGTCAAGGCTTTACCGCAGTAGCTGAACAGGTGGGTGCATTGGCAGAACAATCAGCAAAAGCTACTCAAGAGATTGCCCAGTTAATTACAGGTATTCAGCAAGAGACTCAAGAAGTAGTTGCAGCAATGGAAACAGGTACAACTCAGGTGGTAGATAGTACTCGTTTAGTTGAAGCGACTAAAAGCAGTTTGGGTGCAGTCTTAACTAAATCACAAGAAATTGACAGATTAATGAAGTTGATTTCCGAAGCCACTATTTCTCAGGCGCAAACTTCTCAAGCTGTGACCGAAATTATGATGCTCAATAGTAGAACATCTCAACAGCGATCTACCTCTTCTAGTCAGGTAGCACAAGAAATGCAAACAACTGCAACAATTCTCGCCCAACTACAAGAGTCGGTAGCTCAGTTTAAGGTTAGCGACGCTGAAGCGGATGAGATTGATAATTCTACCATAATTGCTCCAGCAACAGCTTAAATTGTTTAATTTGGGAAGTTAGGGCAAAGAAAGACGGGATGAATAATTTTTGTTCATGACAGGTTAACGCAAATATTAACCCTGCCTTCAATTTGAAGAATTGATATTAGTTTGTACCCTTCAGACTATAGTAGTAATCAATAAGTAATAAAAATGGATACGGATCAACAAATCAGACTCGATTTCTTAGAAGAAGCAGATGAATATTTCAATAGTTTGGAATCTCTGCTGATGGATCTAGAGTCTCAAGGGGCTGAACCTAGTTTATTGGATACAGCTATGCGGGCTGCTCATTCTCTTAAAGGTGGTGCAGCAATGATGCAGTTTAAACCTTTAAGTAAAATCGCTCACCGTCTGGAAGATTTTTTAAAAATACTTAGAGTCCGCAAAGACAATTCTTTAGTCGATCGCGAGGTTACAACTTTACTTTTACAAGGGGTTGACTGTCTTAGGGAAGTCAGAAATTTACATCAGCAGGACACTGTTATTGATGAAGATTGGTTATCTAATTATACCGACCCTGTTTTTGAACGTTTACGTGGCAGGTTGGGAGATTTAAAAGATGAAGACGAAGACTTACTGCTAGCCGAAGAAGAGCAAGTTGATGTGGCTACTTTGATTTTTCAAAGTGGGGTGGAAGAATGTTTAGAAAGTTTTCGAGGGCAAATTGAGGTTTTAGCTCCCCCGCAATTAAAAGAAGAATTGGCGATGCAGGCGGAGCAATTAGCCGAATTTGGTCAAATGAGCCTGATCGAACCCTTTGTCGAACTATGTGAGTCGGTTAAGCAACGTTTAGCCGTAGTTTCCCTAAATGAAATTAAAGCCTTAGCCCAAGAAGCTTTAAAACTCTGGGAGCGATCGCACGCTTTGGTTTTGGTGGGTAGAATTGATAAACTGCCAACTAGAATTGGTAGCACCCTAGTAGATGACGAGCCTACATCTGAGCAAGCAATCACAACACCAGATATTCAAGATATAATTGATCCTGCCGAACTACAAGCAATTCAAAACTTTACAGCCCAAGAATTAGCCACAGGGTCTACAGAGTTGGATTTCGATGAGTTTATTCCCGATGCAGCAGAATTATTAGCCTTAGATGAAGCTATGAAAGCTATGGCTGAGGTGGAGAATGTAAATTCCATTCCACTAGATTTAGATGCACTTACACCTGATCTAGCTGAATTATCGGCATTAAATGCAGCTATTGCTGCGGTAGATACACCCGTTGTTGAAGCTGAAGTTACTCAAATAAAACCTATCCCTGCTGCTAAAAACCTCAAGCAGACTATTAAAGAACAAGGGAGAATGGTAAAAATACCAGTAGAGCAACTCCAACGTCTCAACGACTTATCTAGTAGATTGATTTTAGAACGTAATGCTGCCAACCTCCGACTAAAACAACTACAAAACTTTGTCGGTTTAACTAGAGAAAGAATGCGTCGTTTAGAACAATCTAGTAATCAACTGCGTAAGCTTTACGACTGGGCATCTTTAGAAGGCATGATTCCCACTACACAACCACAAGCCCTCAACATAGGTGTTCCTTGGCAAATTTCAACTTCATCTATAGAAGAAAAATTTGATGCTTTAGAAATGGATCGCTATAGCGATTTACATCTATTGTCCCAAGAACAAATGGAGACTATTGTACAGTTACAAGAGGTAACTACAGATATCGATCTAGGTATCCAGGAAATGGGGCAGGTAATTCGTAATTTAAACTACACAACCCACGAATTACAACAAAATATCACGCGATCGCAAATGCGCCCTTTCGCTGAACTAGTTGGGCGTTTACCGCGCATGATCCGAGATCTATCAAGCAAACATCAAAAGCCAGTTGAACTGATTATTACAGGGGAAACCACCTATATCGATCGCCAAGCTTTGGAATTACTTAGTGATCCTCTAACTCACCTTTTACGGAATGCTTTTGATCATGGTATCGAACCCACCGAAACTCGTATAGCTGCTGGTAAACCCGCCGAAGGTACAATCACCCTCAACGCAGCCCAAAAAGGTAATCAAACTGTCATTACCATAACTGACGATGGCGGAGGCATTAATATCCATAAAATTCGCGATCGCTTTATTAGACGCGGTTTTTCTCAAGCTGAAATTGATAAGGTTTCCGAAACTGATTTGTTAGATGCTATCTTTGAACCTGGTTTTAGTACCGCCGACGAAGTAACCGAATTATCGGGGCGTGGTGTTGGGATGGACGTGGTACGCTCTAATTTAAAACAAATTCGGGGCGATATTCAAGTTAGTACTGAACTTGGCAAGGGAACGACTTTTACTATTACCGTACCTCTATCTTTATTGGTATTAAGAGTCGTTATTGTTGAAAGTATGGGTATGGTTTTTGCTGTCCCTGTTTATAGTATTAAAGAAATTATTCGCTTTCACGAGCAAGCCGTAATAAAAGATGCTCAAACCGAACATATAAGCTGGAATAATCAATCTATTCCTTTATGGCGTTTAGAAAAATATCTTCGCTATCAACGTCCTAGTAGCTCTTTTGAAATGCAGGGTACTGCTAAAATCCCTACTCCCACTGTTTTAATTTTTGAAGATAATACCTCCTTGCAGGGAATTTATCTCGAAAAGTATTGGAACGAACAAGAAGTAGCGATACGACCTGTTAAAACTTCTATTGCTCTATTTCCAGGCTTTACTGGTTCGACAATTTTAGGTGATGGGCGCGTAATTCCATTAATTGAACCGAGTATATTAGCTAAAGGTCTTGCCAAACAACAACGAGCCTCCTTTACTACCTTATCAACATCAGTGGATATTCCCCTAGAAAACTCTACTTTTGCTGTTTTTGATCAATCTACTGTCTTAGTTGTAGATGATTCAGTTAACGTAAGACGTTATTTAGCAGGAATTTTAGAACGTAATGGGTATCGAGTTGAAGAAGCAAAAGACGGTCGAGATGCTGTTGATAAATTGCAGGCTGGGTTACAAGTAAAAGCAGTAATTTGTGATGTAGAAATGCCTCGTTTGGATGGTTATGGTGTCTTATCGGAAGTTAAAACCGAACCTCACTTAGAACATATTCCCATCGCTATGCTTACTTCTCGTAGCAATGATAAACACCGTCAATTAGCCATGAAACTGGGTGCTTCTGCCTATTTTTCCAAACCCTTTAATGAACAGGAAATGTTGCAAGTATTGGGAGGTTTAGTTAGTCAGCAAAATAATAATTGATTAGCTTTTAGATCTTAGCTTTTAGCTCAGGATCGCATTCGCTCTCAAATAATACTGACTCCCCCTTCCTGACTCCTACCCATTACCCATTACCTACTACCTACTACCTACTACCTAAATCTATCTCGCCTGCTCACTGCTCAAAATACCATGACTTTTACCAATTACCCAATGACGACGGAAGAAACGGGCGAGGGTGGATTCTTCTAAAGCCAAATAAATAGGTCTACCGTGGGGACAAGTGCGAGGATTACGGGTATTTTGCCATAAATCTAGTAGATTTTGCATCGCCTCTAGGGTTAGAGTTGTACCGTTGCGAATAGCACTACGACAAGCTGTTGCTACTTGAGCAGAGCGCAGATCACCCCCCCAACTAAGTTCTATTAGAGCCTCAGCACAATCGTCCCTTGATGCCAATATTTTAGGGGCATTACGTACCGCCCAAATGTTTGCGCCAAACAGTTCTATATCAATACCTAATCTCTGTAATTGTTCTATTTGAGTGGGTTTTAAATACTCTAAGGTAATGGGTGTTGGTAGGGGTGTTAATTCCCAAAATGCCTGTAATTGTTCATATAATACTCGTTCGTGGGCGATGTGTTGTTCCACCAACCATAAACCAGAGGAATGTTCGGCAACGATATAAGTTTTATTAACTTGGGCGACTGCTTTGAGTTTTAAGGAATTAATACCACTAATTGGGGAGGTTGTTGTTTCTTGTAGAGTTTGAGCTAAATTGCGGTTAATCTCATATTTGCCCGATGCTTCTGCCACTTTTAGTATTTTACCCAGTCGTTGATCGCCTACTTCTACAGGTAGATTATTTAGGTTGAAAGTTAAAGCCTGAGAAATAGCCTTGCTGACTTCTGTTTGCCAATAGGGAAGGGAATGTAAATAAATTTCGGTTTTGGCTGGGTGACGATTCCAATCAATTTGACTCGGACAAGTATGCAGATGTAATAAACAAACAGGAAAGCGATCGCGTGGTAGGGTCTTTGCCATACTATTTAATACGGTTTGTTCTAGTTCTGGCGATCGCACTTGGCGATTATTTACTGATACTTTTACCCAGTCTGCACAATGTCGATGACAGCGATCTGGTAGCCCTAATGTTAGTTCTATTTGGGATTTTTTTTGAGTTGCACCCCAAAGCGGTTGTGATTCGGATGGTGTTGGGGTTGGTATATCTACTTGCAAATAATGTAAATCATTACTGGTAATTCTTTTGAGCAACTGCGGTAATACATCTTTGGGGGTTGACCCTGGGCTAATATTAAACCAGATATTATTGTGCTGCTTAACTTGCCAAGTTACTTGTGGATGACACAGGGCAATCTGATAAATTAGTTTTTGGATAGTTTTTAACTGTTTTTCAACAGGTGGTAAACCCCGACGACGTACAGGAATTTTGGCAAATAAATTGGAAACAGTAACTATTGTACCTGGAGCTATAGCGATCGCTGTTTCGTTTTGTGCTTTTCCTTCTTGATAGGTTATTTTCCAGCCTACAGGTTCTATTTGTTGTTTGGATCTGCTACTTATGGTTAAATCGGCAACTTGGGCAATACTATGTAAAGCTTCACCTCTAAATCCTAAACTAGTAATCCGCCATAAATCTTTACAGTTATTGATTTTACTGGTGCTATGAGGTTGGGCGCAGATGCGTAAGTCTTCTAAAGACATTCCCTCACCATTATCAATTACCTGTATTTGCCAGATTTGAGGATCAAGAGCGATCGTAATGCGACTAGCTGCTGCATCTAAGGAATTTTCCACCAATTCCCTTACCACCGCAGCCAAGGAATCAATTACCTCGCCAGCAGCAATAAGATCAATTACTTCGTTTGGTAGAATTTTTATCTGTGAAGCCATATACGCCCAATATGAAGCAGAATCTACAAGGTGTTAATAATTATCGTACTTGTAGGTGGATTAGCCACAAAATTTTGTGCAATTGACCAAGCTGTATTAATTAACTGCATTGCACGTTCTGAACCATCTAAATCGGGATGATATTTAAAACTCATTTTACGATACGCAGTGCGCCCAAAAGCAATAAATGCCACAGAATACCAAATTAGATCTAAGCCATCTACAATATAATTTTGGTAGGTTTTATATTCTTCTAAATACCCCGCTACAAGTTGTTGATATATTTTTTCGGCGTTGGGTAAGGTTTTTTTGATTTGATCTATAGTAATAAAATAATTAGCATCGGTTTCATTAGGTTGGGTTTGTGATAACTCTAATTCAATAGATTCTTCCTCCACCGTTGAAACTTGGAAAGGATCTAAGGAAATATCTGGGTGTTGTACTTCCTCTTGTAGCATTTTTGCCGAGACGCAGGAATATAAGGTATTGAGTAAATCTTGATTATCTCTACACTCTGCGTGTAACTGTAAGAATTCTTGAGATAAACTAGCAATGCGCTTAAGTTTACTTAGTTGCGTTCTTAGATCTTCTGCTTTAGTATAAAGTCTCAAAGCTTCTTGATCTAATTGATTACGACGCTGTTGTTGCTGCGACTGCTCTTTTTCTAATTCTAGCAAGCGTAGGTTAACATTTGCTTGTTCTTGTCCATTAGCAATCTCTTGTTGCTCAATCTGTTCTAATTGTAATTGGATTTCAATTATAGTCTCGGTAATATCCATGCTTCTGAAATCTGTATAGATGTGCGGATTTGAAAATTATTATACTTGTTACTTATGTTTTTTACAGAAGCTATTAACCAACAGGACTAAATCCAGGCTTTTGGAATACTATGGGTGTTAATGTCAGGTTTTATTTATAGAATTTTATTGAGTAAACTTTTTTTAAACTATTTTAATTTTTTATTTGTTAGTCCACCCAATTTACTTGTGTCTGTATTGAAATTGGTAAGTTATGATTTTTGATCATTGGGGATATAAATATTAGTAATTGATCTTATATTTACATTTTTTCCCTTGTCGTAAAATTAAACTAAAAACAATTATAAGTAGAAATATAGAATAACATTTATCTTAATAGATAATCAAAGATTTTACAGTTTCATTTAAATTGATATACCGAACCACAAATATTAAGTTTGCTCTCAACAATCACCTGATTACTCTATACAAATAATTATTATTTTTGAGTTTGTAAATAATTAATAAATAAGTTAATTTTGTTTTTAGGTTTTCACTTTACTAATGAATATATTAGCTATAAAAATTACTATTAAAACAATTATCTACCAATTTATAAGACCCCTGGGGACGGAAGAGCAAGATATCAAATATAAACCTTTGCCTATTAAAACAATTAGAAACTTAGCAAATAATATCAATTAGTCACCATTATATCTAAATAAAAAAACTTTGTTAAGTTCAAGAAAAGCTGAAATATTCATAATAGCTAAATCCCTCATAACTCGGTCACAATTTTAGATAATTAATATAAAGTGATTTTATATCTTTGCGCCTTAGTCCCCCTTCGTTCCCATACAAAAATAAACATCTTTGCGTGAAACATAAAAACAAAAAACTAAAATTGCGGTAAACACTTAACACATTATAAATTTCTTATTAACTTAGTCATCATATAAATAGATATTCTTAGTTTTAACTTCACCTATTTTTAAAAACACCATAATACAATCGGCAATATAAGAAAATCTTTATTAATAAAAATGGCAACTTTTAACGTAATAAATACCAATGATTCGGGTATAGGTTCACTACGTCAAGCTATTAATGACGCAAATACCAATCCAGGAATAGATACAATCCTTTTAAATAATAATGTTACCCTGACAAATAGCATTAATATAACCGATTCATTAATAATTACAGGTAATAATTCCGTAATTACCCAAACAATTAGCGATCGCTTATTTAAAATTGATAACGCTGCAATTAGTCTTATTGATGTTACTTTCAACAATTTGACTTTAACAGGTGGTAACCCAACTGAATATGGTGGTGCGATATATACGGTTGAAAATTTAACTCTTAATAATGTTGTAGTAGAAAACAATGCTACTACTAAAAGTGGTGGTGGAGTTTATTCTGAAAATGCAGCTTTAGTAATTAAAAATAGTAGATTTGCCGATAATCATATTGCAGACGGTATAACTTCAGCAGGTGCTGCTCTTTATAGCCTCAATGGCATCTTGAATATTGATAACAGCATCATTGAGGGTAATAAATCTATGACTGGAGTTATTACAGCTAAAAATACTAAAACAACTATTACCAACACTCAAATAAATAACAATAATGGTGGTGCTATCTTTCTAACTGAAAGTTCCGAAGCCATAATTAATAATGTGGAAGTTGTTAATAACCTTGTTGACTTTGATAATTCTGTTGGCGGAGCTATATTAATAACCAATAATTCCCAAGCAAGCATTTCTAATAGTATAGTCAGAAATAATCAAGCTACATTTGGTGGTGGTATTTTTATCGGCAATCAAGCTACAGTAACAATTAATAATACTCAAATTACTAATAACATTGCCACAGAAGCAGGTGGTGGAATTGATCTAACTAATCATTCTAAAGTAACTATTAAAGATAGTCTTATTTCTGGTAATACTGCACCAGTTGGTAGTGGCTTAGAAACATTAAATCATAGCGGTGCTTTATTGATTAACGTGAGTGTTAATAACAATAGTGGCAGCAAAAATCAACTAGAAGGCAATAATATCAGATTTGGCGGTGCAAACATTGATAAAGTTGGTTTACCACTGGGTTATGTTCATCGCTTTTATCAACATGAAAAAGGTTGTCATCTTTATACTTCTGATGTTGTTGAAGTAGATACCATTAAAAATAAAAGCCTCGTTGGTGAACTTAAATATAACTATGAGTTTGAAAAGTTTAATGTCTTAACTAGTAACAAAGATCTCTTAACAGGTGCAGTAATTGCTGGTGCTAGGGAAGTATACCGTTTCTTTAACAATCAAACAGGCGCACATATCTACACAATGGATCAAGTAGAAAAACAGTATATTCAAGATAACTTGGCTAATTATAACTATGAAGGTGTAAAATTCTATGCCTTTGAGACAGATCAAGCAGATATTAATACTATTCCTATTTATAGAATGCTTAATTCCCTCTCAGGCTCACACTTGTTTACTACTGATAATAACGAGATTAATCATATCAAAGAAAACTTACCCCACTTTTCCCTAGAAGCCAATAACGGCATAGCTTTTTATGTTATGGACTTATAGCGGTATAGCAAGACGAGATAATTGAGGGGGGTTTTTTAGTTTTTAGCTTTCGACTTTGGGCTTTAATTACTACTCCTACCACCAGACTCGTTACTCTCATTGTCCCCTTGTGGGATTACTCAAACCCCACTACCTCCTACCTACTACCTACTTCAAGGGTAATATCCCAACTCCCTATTACTTGTCGATTCAACTATGATCTATTTATAGAGGGAATGCAACGCCCACAAATTTTGATTCTAAGCAAAAATGACTGTATCAACACTACCTCAGCCTTTAATTAAGCAACCAGAACGCCTAGAAGCCACCCTGAAAGAGATTCCGCCTGAACCTGGAGTCTATTTTATGCGTAGTAATAATGGTGAAATTTTATATATTGGCAAGTCTAAAAAACTACGTTCTAGAGTGCGTTCTTATTTCCGTAGCCCTAAAGACTTGAGTGCGCGTATTGCACTAATGGTACATCAGGTTACAGAAATTGAGTTTATTGTTACAGATACAGAAGCAGAAGCCTTAGCCTTAGAAGCTAATCTAATTAAACAGCATCAACCATATTATAATGTGTTGCTTAAGGATGACAAAAAATATCCTTATGTTTGCATTACTTGGTCAGAAGATTATCCACGTATCTTTATTACCCGTAAACGGCGATCCACTCAACAACGCGATCGCTATTATGGTCCTTATGTAGATACTCGTCTATTGCGCTATACCCTACATATTATCAAGCAAGTTTTTCCTCTGCGTCAGCGACGTAAACCTTTATTTAAAGATCGTCCTTGTCTCAATTATGACATGGGTAAATGTCCTGGAGTGTGCCAGTCTTTAATTACTTCGGAAGAATACAAAAAAATTGTGCAAAAAGTGGCAATGGTTTTTCAGGGAAGGAGTGAAGAACTAGTAACAACAATACAAACTCAGATGGAGAAAGCAGTAGAGAGATTAGATTTTGAAAAAGCTGCTAAATTTAGAGATCAAATAAGAGCCTTGCAAAGCCTCAATGCCGATCAAAAAGTTTCCCTTCCTGATGATACAGTCTCTCGTGATGCGATCGCGTCTTCTGCGGATGAAAAGCACTGTTGTATTCAATTATTCCAAATTCGCGCTGGTAAACTAGTAGGACGTTTAGGTTTCTTTGCGGATGCTCAATCTGGTACACCTGGGGCGATTTTACAACGGGTATTAGAAGAACATTATGCCACTGTTGAGGCGGTGGAAATACCAGCAGAAATTTTAGTACAACATGAATTACCAGAAAGTGAAATTTTAACCGAATGGTTAACGCAACAAAAAGGTAGAAAAGTTAGTTTAATCAATCCCCAAAGACAAATTAAAGCCGAACTAATCGAAATGGTAGAACGTAATGCCAATTATGAATTAGAACGGACTCAAAGAGCAAGCGATCGCAATGAGCAAGCCTTACAGGATCTAGCTACTATTTTGGATTTACCTGAATTACCCAAGCGTATCGAAGGATATGATATCTCTCATGTTCAAGGTTCAAACGCCGTAGCTTCTCAGGTAGTCTTTGTAGATGGTATCCCAGCAAAACAACATTATCGTCATTATAAAATTAAAAACCCTAACGTCCAGATCGGACATTCCGATGATTTTGCGAGTATGGCAGAGATAATTAGCCGACGTTTTCGCAAATATAAACGTTCAGATGATCAAGCGGATATTCCCCTAGATACAACTTCAGATCCCGATTTTCCCGACTTAGTAATGATCGACGGTGGTAAAGGACAATTATCAGCAGTAGTTAAAGTCTTACAGGAAATGAACTTGTTAGAAGCCGTTCAAGTAGTGAGTTTAGCTAAAAAAAGAGAAGAAATATTTCTCCCAGGCGCATCCGAACCCTTAGATACCAATGCCGAACAACCAGGTGTACAATTATTGCGACGAGTCAGGGATGAATCTCACCGTTTCGCCGTCAGTTTCCATCGTCAACAGCGACTAACCAATAGTCGGCGATCGCGTTTGGCAGATATTCCAGGTTTAGGTTTTCAGCGTCAAAAGCAATTACTAGCTCACTTTCGTTCTATAGATTATATCCGCGAGGCTTCTTTAGCTAAACTTACAGAAGTTCCAGGTATAGGTGCAAATCTTGCTCAGGAAATTTATAATTATTTCCATCCTAGTTAATTGCGTGAAAATAAGATTATTTAAGAAACAGGATACAGAACAGATAGCGCGTTTATTTCATCAAACAGTACGCCATGTTAATCTCGGCGATTACTCCCAGACTCAAGTTCAAGCCTGGGCTCCTGATAATATTTATTTTCGAGATTGGGAAAATAGCTGTAGTCAGGGATATACTTGTGTTGCTGAGGATGCAGGTGTGATAGTAGGGTTTGGAGAACTAAAACCGAATGGTTATATTGATTGCTTTTATATTCATAAAGATTATCAACGTTGTGGAGTAGGTAGTAAAATCTATCAAGCGATCAAAGAATTGGCTCTAAACTTGGGAGTGAGCCACTTGACTACTCAAGCAAGCATCACCGCCAAACCATTTTTTCTACACTTAGGATTTGTAATTGTTAAACAGCAAGAAGTGAACTGTCGGGGTGAAATATTTATTAATTATCTGATGGTTAAATCTCTAAATAATAAATAACAACTTGCAAAATTATTTCATTATCAAGAAAACTTGCGCATTGATTCAATTAAGCGATCAAAATAAGGCTCAAGATCATCCTGTTGATCGTGGGGGAATTTTTCCAAACTAAAGATTTTTAATTGCTCTAAACCTAAAACCATCGCCTCTAGAGGAACTTGCAACTCTTGATACAGTTGTTCCATAAAACCCATACCGCGATCGCTAATATAATCAATTGATCCGCCACTAATACCATAACTAATACAACGCAAAAAATGCCAAAAATCGCGCCAGCAAGCCTCTGCTCGCATGGGAGGATATAAACCTCCTCCAGGTTCGGTAATTTGAGGATTAGCTTTTAAAACCACACCCCTAGCTGAAGAAACTATTTCAGTAGCATGATCATGTAATATTTTTCCCTGTTGCAAATTATGAGACAAACTCGGAACATAATTAGTAATTGTTTCTATATCTGCTTGGGTTAAAAAGCGTCCCTGATTATCTGCATCCTCAAAAATTCCAATAACCTCGCTCTGATACTTATCCCAATTTTCAAAGCTGACAATTCGAGACTTTTTAATTAATTCTTGTACCCTTTGACTAAGCATTTTGTGTAATGGTTTTTTGATATATATAGCAATATTAGACAATTAAGAGACGTTTTTTTACTACCCATTTGCTTTGTTTTAGCTTTGAGCTTCTTAGCTTCTCCTGACTATATGCGGAGCGGTATCTTTATGACTGATTCGTTATTCGCTACTCAACCCCTAATACCTACTATCGTCACGTTCGCGCTTTGGTCGCCTCAAGAGCGTGCGCTCAGGGACGCTTTCCGCGCCTACTACCCACTACCTACTACCTTCTGTCTCCCCTCTCCTGACTTCAGGAGTGCATTCGCTCAAGGCATGGAAACCGTACCGTTAGCACAGCACCGCTCCTGTCTCCTGACTCCTAACTCCCCTCTCCTGTCTCCTGACTCCTATATCTTTCTCAAGATGGTTAATTATTTACCAGAATGTAAAGTAAAGTAAACTTATGAATTAATTTTTCATTTTTACCGAATATGAATATAGAGCAAATCAAGAGTGCTTTAGATGATGCCGATCCTCAACAACGTATGCGAGGCATTAGAGAATTACGCCAATACGACACAGAAATTGCTGCCCCTTTGCTTATAGAACATATTAAAGATCAAGAGTTCTTAGTCCGCTCTTTTGTGGCTATGGGTTTAGGCAGAAAGCGAAATCCTACCTCTTTTGCAGCCTTACTACAAATGATCCAAGAAGATGGCGATCCTAATGTACGAGCAGAAGCAGCTAATTCCTTGTCTTTATTCGGTGAAGAATCTGTAATTCATTTAAGACAAATGTATGAACATGATCCACATTGGTTAGTACGTCGCAGTATTATTGCAGCTTTAGCAGATTTAGATTCCCCTCAAGAATTATTAGAAATATGTGCAATAGGTATAGCAGGGGATGATCTATCTGTCATCGAATCTTGTATTGAGTGTTTGCGTATACTTGCCAACACCGAGCAACAAGAATCTGCCATAAAATTACTTCTACCGTTGGTTAATGATGATTCCTGGCGTATTAGGATGCAAACCGCTAGAACCTTGAGTAAATATGCTCATCCAGAAGCGATCGCTGCTATAAATCAACTTAAAGGTGATAAAGATCATCGAGTTGTTGGGGCAGCGTTAGAAAGTTTAGTTTAAATTTATCTTGCTTTGATTAGTAGATTAACATCAACAAACAAAAGACTCTTTGATAAAATCATTAGAGAAACATTAACAAATATTACAAAAATCCTTAAATGAAATTATTGGTAGTCGGCGCGACAGGCACTTTGGGCAGACAAGTAGCTCGTCAAGCTTTGGATGAAAATCATGAAGTACGTTGTTTGGTACGCAACCCTAATAAAGCAA
Coding sequences:
- a CDS encoding phycobilisome protein; translation: MLSQRVQELIKKSRIVSFENWDKYQSEVIGIFEDADNQGRFLTQADIETITNYVPSLSHNLQQGKILHDHATEIVSSARGVVLKANPQITEPGGGLYPPMRAEACWRDFWHFLRCISYGISGGSIDYISDRGMGFMEQLYQELQVPLEAMVLGLEQLKIFSLEKFPHDQQDDLEPYFDRLIESMRKFS
- a CDS encoding excinuclease ABC subunit C, producing MTVSTLPQPLIKQPERLEATLKEIPPEPGVYFMRSNNGEILYIGKSKKLRSRVRSYFRSPKDLSARIALMVHQVTEIEFIVTDTEAEALALEANLIKQHQPYYNVLLKDDKKYPYVCITWSEDYPRIFITRKRRSTQQRDRYYGPYVDTRLLRYTLHIIKQVFPLRQRRKPLFKDRPCLNYDMGKCPGVCQSLITSEEYKKIVQKVAMVFQGRSEELVTTIQTQMEKAVERLDFEKAAKFRDQIRALQSLNADQKVSLPDDTVSRDAIASSADEKHCCIQLFQIRAGKLVGRLGFFADAQSGTPGAILQRVLEEHYATVEAVEIPAEILVQHELPESEILTEWLTQQKGRKVSLINPQRQIKAELIEMVERNANYELERTQRASDRNEQALQDLATILDLPELPKRIEGYDISHVQGSNAVASQVVFVDGIPAKQHYRHYKIKNPNVQIGHSDDFASMAEIISRRFRKYKRSDDQADIPLDTTSDPDFPDLVMIDGGKGQLSAVVKVLQEMNLLEAVQVVSLAKKREEIFLPGASEPLDTNAEQPGVQLLRRVRDESHRFAVSFHRQQRLTNSRRSRLADIPGLGFQRQKQLLAHFRSIDYIREASLAKLTEVPGIGANLAQEIYNYFHPS
- a CDS encoding DNA mismatch repair protein MutL; translated protein: MASQIKILPNEVIDLIAAGEVIDSLAAVVRELVENSLDAAASRITIALDPQIWQIQVIDNGEGMSLEDLRICAQPHSTSKINNCKDLWRITSLGFRGEALHSIAQVADLTISSRSKQQIEPVGWKITYQEGKAQNETAIAIAPGTIVTVSNLFAKIPVRRRGLPPVEKQLKTIQKLIYQIALCHPQVTWQVKQHNNIWFNISPGSTPKDVLPQLLKRITSNDLHYLQVDIPTPTPSESQPLWGATQKKSQIELTLGLPDRCHRHCADWVKVSVNNRQVRSPELEQTVLNSMAKTLPRDRFPVCLLHLHTCPSQIDWNRHPAKTEIYLHSLPYWQTEVSKAISQALTFNLNNLPVEVGDQRLGKILKVAEASGKYEINRNLAQTLQETTTSPISGINSLKLKAVAQVNKTYIVAEHSSGLWLVEQHIAHERVLYEQLQAFWELTPLPTPITLEYLKPTQIEQLQRLGIDIELFGANIWAVRNAPKILASRDDCAEALIELSWGGDLRSAQVATACRSAIRNGTTLTLEAMQNLLDLWQNTRNPRTCPHGRPIYLALEESTLARFFRRHWVIGKSHGILSSEQAR
- a CDS encoding CheA signal transduction histidine kinase produces the protein MDTDQQIRLDFLEEADEYFNSLESLLMDLESQGAEPSLLDTAMRAAHSLKGGAAMMQFKPLSKIAHRLEDFLKILRVRKDNSLVDREVTTLLLQGVDCLREVRNLHQQDTVIDEDWLSNYTDPVFERLRGRLGDLKDEDEDLLLAEEEQVDVATLIFQSGVEECLESFRGQIEVLAPPQLKEELAMQAEQLAEFGQMSLIEPFVELCESVKQRLAVVSLNEIKALAQEALKLWERSHALVLVGRIDKLPTRIGSTLVDDEPTSEQAITTPDIQDIIDPAELQAIQNFTAQELATGSTELDFDEFIPDAAELLALDEAMKAMAEVENVNSIPLDLDALTPDLAELSALNAAIAAVDTPVVEAEVTQIKPIPAAKNLKQTIKEQGRMVKIPVEQLQRLNDLSSRLILERNAANLRLKQLQNFVGLTRERMRRLEQSSNQLRKLYDWASLEGMIPTTQPQALNIGVPWQISTSSIEEKFDALEMDRYSDLHLLSQEQMETIVQLQEVTTDIDLGIQEMGQVIRNLNYTTHELQQNITRSQMRPFAELVGRLPRMIRDLSSKHQKPVELIITGETTYIDRQALELLSDPLTHLLRNAFDHGIEPTETRIAAGKPAEGTITLNAAQKGNQTVITITDDGGGINIHKIRDRFIRRGFSQAEIDKVSETDLLDAIFEPGFSTADEVTELSGRGVGMDVVRSNLKQIRGDIQVSTELGKGTTFTITVPLSLLVLRVVIVESMGMVFAVPVYSIKEIIRFHEQAVIKDAQTEHISWNNQSIPLWRLEKYLRYQRPSSSFEMQGTAKIPTPTVLIFEDNTSLQGIYLEKYWNEQEVAIRPVKTSIALFPGFTGSTILGDGRVIPLIEPSILAKGLAKQQRASFTTLSTSVDIPLENSTFAVFDQSTVLVVDDSVNVRRYLAGILERNGYRVEEAKDGRDAVDKLQAGLQVKAVICDVEMPRLDGYGVLSEVKTEPHLEHIPIAMLTSRSNDKHRQLAMKLGASAYFSKPFNEQEMLQVLGGLVSQQNNN